A window from Mycobacterium saskatchewanense encodes these proteins:
- a CDS encoding GlxA family transcriptional regulator, giving the protein MADLVVFAPAAAIASSVALANDILAPASAGAARIAGGEPDRVLLASLDGAPVTCRGGLTIPCDAAIAEIRSCTLVWVASYATPLAVGAEQNAEVAPWLAEQHRGGALIAGHGPGTYLLAEAGLLTGRLATTYRPLAAEFRRRHPEVDLRPERLITDAGGVYCCVGLNSAADLLVTLVGKLYGRAVATSVGAWALVDSARSYRAVTTAFDGMKYHADTQVLDIQLWIEENYGSSVTVAEIAAMFAMSTRTLIRRFRAAVGMPPSEYLARVRVEVAKDLLRSTRMTVAEIAGAVGYRDLGAFYDLFGKHVGGRPTAFRKAGAPP; this is encoded by the coding sequence ATGGCCGACCTCGTGGTGTTCGCGCCGGCGGCGGCGATCGCCAGCAGTGTTGCGTTGGCGAACGACATTCTGGCCCCGGCAAGCGCCGGCGCTGCACGGATTGCCGGCGGCGAGCCGGATCGCGTCTTGCTGGCGTCACTGGACGGCGCACCCGTGACATGCCGCGGCGGCCTGACGATCCCGTGTGACGCGGCGATCGCGGAGATCCGTTCCTGCACCCTCGTCTGGGTGGCCAGTTATGCCACGCCGCTGGCGGTCGGCGCCGAGCAGAACGCCGAGGTCGCACCCTGGCTGGCCGAGCAGCACCGCGGCGGCGCCCTCATCGCCGGGCACGGGCCGGGAACATACCTGCTTGCCGAGGCGGGCCTGCTCACCGGCAGGCTGGCGACCACGTACCGGCCATTGGCCGCCGAGTTCCGGCGACGACACCCCGAGGTCGATCTGCGGCCCGAGCGGCTCATCACCGATGCCGGCGGGGTCTACTGTTGCGTCGGCCTCAACTCGGCTGCCGATCTTTTGGTCACCCTGGTCGGCAAGTTGTATGGCCGTGCCGTTGCCACTTCGGTGGGGGCATGGGCGCTCGTCGACTCCGCGCGCAGTTATCGGGCGGTCACGACCGCGTTCGACGGAATGAAGTATCACGCCGACACCCAGGTGCTTGACATCCAGCTCTGGATCGAAGAGAACTACGGCAGCTCGGTGACCGTTGCCGAGATCGCGGCGATGTTCGCGATGAGTACCAGGACACTGATCCGACGGTTCCGGGCGGCGGTCGGGATGCCGCCGAGTGAGTATCTCGCCCGGGTTCGTGTCGAAGTCGCCAAAGACCTGCTCCGGAGCACGCGCATGACGGTGGCCGAGATCGCCGGCGCCGTTGGATACCGTGACCTGGGCGCCTTCTACGACTTGTTCGGCAAGCACGTCGGGGGCCGTCCCACAGCGTTCCGGAAGGCCGGGGCGCCGCCGTGA